A genomic stretch from Vibrio neptunius includes:
- a CDS encoding Tim44 domain-containing protein, translated as MKRLFSLVALLMVSVAITPIAEAKKFGGGKSFGKSFKTAPAPKQQQQNTNTIGKDQGAKTQGSTKKGLMGGLLGGLLAGGLLAAFFGGAFEGIQFMDILIMGLVAFVIFKLMRGLLGSKQGSMNQHKQQPAFGGSAAKFEQPNVHNFEQQPQSGSQGGFGFGAQSDIPHNYPPGFDKVAFVNGSREHYRTLQGAWNHNQLETIEEYVSPSLFEDLKSERAKLEGEQHTDVMYVDAEIVRADYDASKAQLSLQFSGRYRDTVENVEENIEDIWHLERDLTVPNAPWLIVGIQG; from the coding sequence ATGAAACGACTTTTTTCCCTCGTTGCTTTGCTGATGGTCTCTGTTGCTATTACTCCTATCGCAGAAGCGAAGAAGTTCGGTGGCGGCAAGTCATTTGGTAAGAGCTTTAAAACAGCTCCTGCACCAAAGCAACAACAGCAAAACACAAACACGATTGGTAAAGACCAAGGCGCAAAAACGCAAGGGTCAACTAAAAAAGGCCTGATGGGCGGATTGCTTGGCGGTCTGTTAGCGGGTGGTCTTTTAGCGGCATTCTTCGGTGGCGCGTTTGAAGGAATCCAGTTCATGGATATCCTTATCATGGGCTTGGTGGCGTTTGTCATCTTCAAATTGATGCGAGGTCTGCTTGGGTCGAAGCAAGGCAGTATGAATCAGCATAAACAGCAGCCTGCTTTCGGCGGCTCTGCAGCTAAATTTGAGCAGCCTAATGTTCATAATTTCGAACAGCAGCCTCAGTCTGGCAGCCAAGGCGGTTTTGGTTTTGGTGCTCAGTCCGATATTCCGCACAACTATCCACCGGGTTTTGACAAAGTGGCTTTTGTGAATGGTTCTCGTGAGCATTACAGAACACTTCAAGGTGCATGGAACCACAACCAGCTTGAAACGATTGAGGAATATGTTTCTCCAAGTCTGTTTGAAGATTTAAAATCAGAGCGTGCGAAACTGGAAGGTGAGCAGCATACAGATGTGATGTACGTTGACGCAGAAATCGTTCGTGCCGACTACGATGCAAGCAAAGCACAGCTTAGTTTACAGTTTAGCGGTCGCTACCGTGATACTGTAGAGAATGTTGAAGAAAACATTGAAGACATCTGGCACCTTGAGCGTGACCTAACGGTACCTAATGCTCCATGGTTGATTGTCGGTATTCAAGGTTAA
- a CDS encoding pyridoxal phosphate-dependent aminotransferase, with product MQNIGMSSKLDNVCYDIRGPVLKHAKRMEEEGHKILKLNIGNPAPFGFDAPDEILVDVIRNLPTSQGYCDSKGIYSARKAVVQHYQRKGIRSLDVEDVYIGNGASELIVMAMQALLNNGDEMLVPAPDYPLWTASVALSGGKAVHYLCDEQADWYPDLDDIRNKITPNTRGIVLINPNNPTGAVYSRDFLLEVIEIARQHKLIIFADEIYDKVLYDGATHTSVATLSDDVLTVTFNGLSKAYRVCGFRGGWMFLTGPKHLAQGYVNGLDMLASMRLCANVPMQHAIQTALGGYQSINELILPGGRLLEQRDRAFELINQIPGISCVKPKGAMYLFPKIDTKMYNIKDDQKMVLDFLIQEKVLLVQGSGFNWPKPDHFRIVTLPHVEDLEMAIGRFERFLSTYSQ from the coding sequence ATGCAAAATATCGGGATGTCATCAAAACTCGATAATGTCTGCTATGACATTAGGGGGCCTGTACTCAAACATGCTAAGCGCATGGAGGAAGAGGGGCATAAAATACTGAAGTTGAATATCGGTAATCCCGCTCCATTTGGATTTGACGCCCCAGATGAAATCTTGGTTGATGTCATCCGTAACCTGCCCACTTCGCAAGGTTACTGTGACTCGAAAGGCATCTACTCTGCTCGTAAAGCCGTCGTTCAACACTATCAGCGCAAAGGCATCCGTTCTTTAGATGTCGAAGACGTGTATATCGGTAATGGTGCATCAGAACTGATCGTTATGGCGATGCAGGCTTTGCTCAACAATGGCGACGAGATGCTGGTTCCCGCACCAGATTACCCGCTTTGGACAGCATCTGTAGCCCTATCTGGCGGAAAAGCTGTGCATTACCTTTGTGATGAGCAAGCAGACTGGTATCCAGATCTGGATGATATTCGTAACAAGATAACACCGAATACTCGTGGCATTGTCCTCATCAACCCTAATAACCCAACAGGTGCGGTGTACAGTCGCGACTTTTTATTAGAAGTGATTGAGATTGCACGTCAGCACAAGTTGATCATCTTCGCCGACGAAATCTACGATAAAGTACTCTATGACGGTGCCACACACACCTCTGTTGCGACACTTTCAGATGATGTTTTGACTGTTACCTTCAACGGCTTATCAAAAGCCTATCGCGTCTGTGGGTTTCGCGGTGGTTGGATGTTCCTCACCGGTCCGAAGCATCTCGCTCAAGGGTACGTCAATGGCTTGGATATGCTGGCTTCTATGCGCTTGTGTGCCAATGTACCGATGCAACATGCCATTCAGACCGCACTGGGTGGTTATCAGAGTATTAACGAACTGATCCTGCCCGGCGGCCGCTTATTGGAACAGCGTGACCGCGCTTTTGAACTGATCAACCAGATTCCAGGGATTTCCTGCGTGAAGCCTAAAGGCGCGATGTATCTGTTCCCGAAAATCGACACTAAAATGTACAACATCAAAGATGATCAGAAGATGGTGCTCGACTTCCTGATTCAGGAGAAAGTTCTGTTGGTTCAAGGCTCAGGCTTCAACTGGCCAAAACCCGATCACTTCCGCATTGTGACCCTGCCACATGTTGAAGATCTCGAAATGGCGATTGGACGCTTCGAACGCTTCCTGTCGACGTATAGCCAGTAG
- a CDS encoding isochorismate synthase, with the protein MSHFHQAVTELIERVKDAEDGVNRLVQVLEEKPDFAFIDWLESQPLFPKFYWQSRDTREEVVALGQLHTFVDPAPAYTILADEQRIWGGRSFDGQTEKNRRCMSSFFFLPQIELIRFDNRWSLAVNLTADKHRTLAGLSKLKIEVGALRPVSAQIKSISHIPEKPQWSELVEKVLTGIENNDFKKVVLARRTSVQMDSTVSAAQLLKSSYLQNHHSFHFMLSLDKKHSFIGSTPERLYARQGQELYTEALAGTIGRGDNASHDMELANWLSQDSKNLNENQYVVDDIIDRLTPHSEHVEVEQEARLVRLRKVQHLKRSIHAHLKPGINGVQLLAALQPTAAVAGLPRKASMDFIQNNEPFARGWYAGSMGFISHQRAEFCVAIRSALILGEEVQLFAGAGIVPGSVADNEWQELDKKMSTLLSLITDIPPLGVAS; encoded by the coding sequence TTGTCACATTTTCATCAAGCCGTTACTGAACTGATCGAACGCGTAAAGGATGCAGAAGACGGCGTAAACCGTCTGGTTCAAGTTCTTGAGGAAAAACCAGATTTTGCATTCATAGATTGGCTGGAGTCCCAGCCGCTGTTTCCAAAGTTTTATTGGCAGTCTCGTGATACCCGTGAAGAAGTGGTGGCATTGGGGCAGTTACATACTTTTGTCGACCCTGCTCCGGCCTACACGATTCTGGCAGATGAACAACGTATCTGGGGTGGACGTTCTTTTGACGGACAGACCGAAAAGAATCGTCGCTGCATGTCTTCTTTTTTCTTCCTACCACAAATCGAGCTCATTCGTTTTGATAACCGCTGGTCATTAGCCGTCAACCTGACAGCCGATAAACATCGTACTTTGGCAGGGCTCAGTAAACTGAAAATTGAAGTTGGCGCTTTACGGCCAGTCTCCGCGCAGATCAAAAGCATCAGTCACATACCGGAGAAACCGCAATGGTCTGAGCTGGTTGAGAAAGTCCTGACTGGTATTGAGAATAATGACTTTAAGAAAGTGGTACTGGCTCGTCGAACGTCCGTCCAGATGGACAGCACGGTGAGTGCCGCGCAGCTACTCAAATCAAGTTATCTGCAAAACCACCATAGCTTCCACTTTATGCTCTCTCTGGATAAAAAGCATAGCTTTATAGGCTCTACACCGGAACGTTTGTATGCCAGACAAGGGCAGGAGCTCTACACCGAAGCTTTGGCGGGTACGATAGGTCGAGGCGACAACGCCAGCCACGATATGGAGTTGGCAAACTGGTTATCACAAGACAGCAAAAACCTGAATGAGAACCAATATGTCGTCGATGACATTATTGATCGACTAACGCCTCACTCGGAGCATGTTGAGGTTGAGCAAGAAGCCCGTTTGGTTAGGCTGAGAAAAGTTCAGCATCTTAAACGCAGTATCCATGCACACCTCAAACCGGGCATTAATGGCGTTCAATTGCTGGCGGCATTACAACCGACGGCAGCGGTTGCCGGATTACCACGTAAGGCGTCAATGGACTTTATCCAAAACAATGAACCCTTTGCGCGTGGCTGGTATGCCGGCTCGATGGGTTTTATTAGCCATCAGCGTGCGGAGTTTTGTGTGGCGATACGCAGTGCTCTTATTCTCGGTGAAGAGGTACAATTATTCGCAGGCGCGGGTATTGTTCCGGGTTCTGTGGCGGATAATGAGTGGCAGGAGTTGGATAAGAAAATGTCGACCTTGCTATCGCTGATCACCGATATTCCTCCACTGGGAGTCGCGTCGTAA
- a CDS encoding putative sulfate exporter family transporter codes for MTTIKKQLPFWLAMIICLTPWATSPTALVIGFLLASLGMVPHDFNLAKVTKKLLAYSIVGLGFGIQFKNALAVTSDGIGLIITTIIGTLFIGWWVAKAIGLNKETGYLISSGTAICGGSAIAAVSPAIKANDEQIGLSLATVFVLNSIALFVFPVIGHALNLDQHTFGTWAAIAIHDTSSVVGAASAYGEEALTTATTLKLARALWIIPVALFSAFLFRSDSKKITIPYFILFYCVAIAVSDLLPQFEMIYQGIFDVAKRALVVCLFLIGCGISVEKLKSAGPKPLLFGVTLWIAISTSSLAWLTLS; via the coding sequence ATGACGACGATTAAAAAGCAACTGCCATTTTGGTTGGCAATGATCATCTGCCTGACCCCATGGGCGACTTCACCAACCGCATTAGTGATTGGTTTCCTGCTGGCTTCATTAGGCATGGTGCCACACGATTTTAATTTGGCAAAAGTGACCAAAAAGCTATTGGCTTATTCAATCGTCGGCTTGGGCTTTGGCATTCAATTCAAAAATGCCCTTGCGGTTACCTCAGATGGCATTGGTCTTATCATTACTACCATTATCGGCACCTTATTTATAGGCTGGTGGGTGGCAAAAGCCATTGGCCTCAATAAAGAAACGGGCTATCTAATTTCTTCTGGAACCGCCATCTGTGGTGGCAGTGCGATCGCCGCGGTTTCTCCTGCTATCAAAGCAAACGATGAGCAAATCGGCCTTTCTTTAGCCACCGTATTTGTCCTAAATTCGATAGCTCTGTTTGTCTTCCCTGTGATTGGCCATGCACTGAATCTCGATCAACATACTTTCGGCACTTGGGCAGCGATTGCCATACATGACACTTCATCCGTCGTTGGTGCTGCCTCCGCCTACGGTGAGGAAGCACTCACCACCGCGACAACCTTAAAACTGGCAAGAGCTCTTTGGATTATTCCGGTTGCGTTGTTCAGCGCCTTTTTATTCCGTAGCGATTCGAAGAAAATCACTATCCCCTACTTCATCTTGTTTTATTGCGTCGCGATTGCAGTCAGCGATCTGTTGCCACAGTTTGAGATGATTTATCAGGGAATCTTCGATGTGGCTAAACGGGCTTTAGTGGTGTGTTTGTTTTTGATTGGCTGCGGAATTTCGGTGGAAAAGCTCAAATCGGCAGGACCTAAACCCCTGCTGTTTGGTGTGACGCTGTGGATTGCTATATCGACCAGCTCATTGGCATGGTTGACACTTAGCTAA
- a CDS encoding WHG domain-containing protein, with amino-acid sequence MARRNDHTRDELIALTLDTVKEFLSENSYHELSLRKVANMIGYVPSTLVNVFGNYNLLLLHAVAQTLDELASEAKVVVEQSQAPKTALYELAYCYHDFAQRHPYRWQLIFEHNMHGETLPEWQAERIDSMTGMLEQLLQVIAPHRSEKEVLQASRVLWSGVHGITLLSVDDKFFAAEPIDGKELINNLLSNYIANW; translated from the coding sequence ATGGCCCGTAGAAACGATCATACACGCGATGAGCTTATCGCTCTCACGTTAGACACAGTAAAAGAATTCTTGAGCGAAAACTCCTATCACGAGTTAAGTTTGCGCAAGGTTGCGAATATGATCGGCTATGTGCCAAGCACACTGGTCAACGTGTTTGGTAATTACAATCTACTGCTGCTTCATGCTGTCGCTCAGACTCTAGATGAGCTAGCAAGTGAAGCAAAAGTGGTTGTTGAACAGAGTCAGGCGCCAAAAACGGCCTTGTATGAGCTCGCTTACTGTTATCACGACTTTGCCCAGCGCCACCCTTACCGTTGGCAGTTAATTTTCGAACACAATATGCATGGTGAGACGCTACCCGAATGGCAAGCTGAACGTATTGATAGCATGACGGGCATGCTTGAACAGCTACTCCAAGTTATCGCTCCTCACCGTTCAGAAAAGGAAGTGTTACAAGCCAGTCGAGTACTTTGGTCTGGTGTCCACGGTATTACCTTGTTGAGTGTTGATGATAAGTTCTTCGCAGCAGAACCTATCGACGGCAAAGAACTGATAAATAACCTACTCTCTAACTACATCGCGAACTGGTAA
- the menD gene encoding 2-succinyl-5-enolpyruvyl-6-hydroxy-3-cyclohexene-1-carboxylic-acid synthase — MGNQNQAVINRIWCQTLLEELSRLGVTEVCIAPGSRSTPLTLEAQDNTNLNLHMHFDERGLGFLALGLAKASHKPVALIVTSGTAVANLLPSIAEAKLTGEKLVVLTADRPVELIDCGANQAIHQSGIFSTHVTSSLELPSPSDSISLKWLLTSIDQKMFEQAEKGGAVHINCPFPEPLYGSESKGIFQTYLDEVKSWSDSDKPYSCKARTQSLPALHYADLADKPGVMVVGSVTLEEAQRAQRLAEKLGWPCLCDPQSGVSSPFAHYDLWLQNPSAKEVMNQAHVIVQFGSRIVSKRLIQWISQQVESRQAGYHFVSSCVERNNQSHLPQTHHVVEIGIWIESWMKELTEDKNAHYGWAVELERYSERVAMLSSQYEQSQQSVNEVALAKSIKVLPQQAQVFLANSLFVRLADMFGSMPNLDTYSNRGASGIDGLIATLTGVVRATRKPSVLFIGDTSALYDLNSLSLLTQEKTPVVIVVINNNGGAIFDLLPVPQAQKQSLYQMPHGYTFEHAAMQFGIRYQKPATLAAYTELVGQHLQQGEGALLLEIQTPPEQASSHLKEITQRVHAL, encoded by the coding sequence ATGGGCAATCAAAACCAAGCTGTTATCAATCGTATTTGGTGTCAGACCTTGCTTGAAGAGTTATCTCGTCTCGGTGTCACTGAGGTGTGTATTGCCCCGGGCTCACGCTCAACGCCATTAACGCTGGAAGCGCAAGACAATACAAACCTGAATCTTCATATGCATTTTGATGAACGTGGTTTAGGTTTTCTCGCTCTTGGTCTGGCAAAAGCGAGCCACAAGCCCGTTGCACTGATTGTGACATCGGGGACAGCGGTAGCAAATCTACTGCCTTCGATTGCCGAAGCTAAACTGACGGGTGAAAAGCTGGTGGTTCTGACCGCAGATAGGCCCGTAGAATTGATTGACTGTGGAGCCAATCAGGCGATCCATCAATCTGGGATTTTCTCAACTCATGTCACCTCTAGCCTTGAGTTACCAAGCCCTTCAGACTCCATATCGCTGAAGTGGCTCCTAACTTCCATTGACCAGAAAATGTTTGAACAAGCTGAGAAAGGCGGGGCTGTCCACATTAATTGCCCGTTTCCTGAGCCTTTGTACGGTTCTGAATCGAAAGGAATATTTCAGACGTATCTCGATGAAGTAAAATCTTGGTCCGACTCTGATAAGCCTTATAGCTGCAAGGCTCGAACTCAATCATTGCCCGCTCTTCACTACGCTGACTTAGCTGATAAGCCGGGAGTGATGGTCGTTGGCAGTGTCACTCTAGAGGAAGCGCAGCGGGCGCAACGGCTGGCGGAAAAACTGGGCTGGCCATGTTTGTGCGATCCGCAATCGGGGGTTTCATCGCCTTTCGCACACTATGATCTTTGGTTGCAGAACCCTTCTGCGAAAGAAGTGATGAATCAGGCTCATGTCATTGTACAGTTTGGCTCGCGAATTGTATCAAAACGGCTCATTCAGTGGATATCTCAGCAAGTTGAATCCAGACAAGCGGGTTATCATTTTGTTTCTTCGTGCGTCGAGCGCAACAACCAAAGCCACTTGCCACAAACTCACCATGTCGTGGAAATAGGGATTTGGATTGAGAGTTGGATGAAAGAGCTTACGGAAGACAAAAATGCCCATTATGGTTGGGCGGTGGAGTTAGAGCGCTATTCTGAGCGTGTAGCAATGTTGTCTTCACAATATGAGCAAAGTCAGCAGTCAGTGAATGAGGTTGCGCTGGCTAAATCTATCAAAGTATTACCTCAGCAAGCTCAGGTCTTTTTGGCAAACAGTCTGTTTGTGCGGCTGGCGGATATGTTTGGTTCGATGCCAAACCTTGACACGTATAGCAACCGAGGTGCATCAGGGATCGATGGTTTGATTGCGACTCTAACGGGTGTTGTGCGGGCCACTCGTAAGCCCAGTGTATTGTTCATTGGCGATACGTCGGCACTGTATGACCTTAACTCTTTGTCTCTATTGACTCAGGAAAAAACACCGGTCGTTATCGTGGTCATTAATAATAATGGAGGGGCTATCTTTGATTTGCTCCCTGTCCCACAAGCGCAGAAACAATCCCTATATCAGATGCCTCATGGTTATACCTTCGAACATGCTGCGATGCAATTTGGTATTCGATACCAAAAACCAGCCACTCTTGCCGCATACACTGAGTTAGTTGGTCAGCATTTACAACAGGGTGAAGGAGCACTTCTTCTAGAGATACAAACACCGCCTGAACAAGCTTCCTCACACCTGAAAGAGATAACTCAGCGCGTTCATGCTTTATAG
- the menH gene encoding 2-succinyl-6-hydroxy-2,4-cyclohexadiene-1-carboxylate synthase codes for MLYSHLYNNTSNDSSTPLIVYLHGLLGCSDDWKSCTQWLPEYTSLCIDLPGHGMSNLMHCRDFKTCCDQISDVLLTQFPHQPPIVLVGYSMGARIAMVGLTQQHFSALNIQMLISEGGHFGLCSDAEKTARLRHDSRWAERLHHEPIEQVLGDWYQQPVFSSLNHEQRQTLIHKRSANLGPSVGKMLMATSLAKQNYLLESLTGLSIPVHYICGEKDSKFSHLAELSGLSYSQVKRAGHNVHIEQPEAFADIVKSQIRAFL; via the coding sequence ATGCTTTATAGCCATCTTTATAACAATACGAGCAATGACAGCTCGACGCCCTTAATTGTTTATCTGCATGGTTTACTTGGTTGCAGTGATGACTGGAAGAGCTGTACGCAATGGCTTCCCGAGTACACTTCCTTATGTATTGATCTTCCTGGTCATGGCATGAGCAATCTGATGCATTGTCGCGATTTTAAAACGTGCTGTGATCAAATATCTGATGTTTTACTTACTCAATTTCCTCACCAACCACCTATAGTGTTAGTGGGTTATTCAATGGGGGCTCGAATTGCGATGGTAGGGCTCACTCAACAGCACTTTTCTGCACTTAATATCCAAATGCTTATTTCTGAAGGTGGACATTTTGGACTGTGTAGTGACGCAGAAAAAACAGCTCGCTTACGCCACGACTCGCGTTGGGCTGAGCGACTTCATCATGAACCAATCGAACAAGTGTTAGGCGATTGGTATCAGCAGCCGGTATTTAGTTCACTAAACCATGAGCAAAGACAAACACTCATACACAAACGCAGTGCTAACCTAGGGCCATCCGTTGGCAAAATGTTGATGGCAACCTCATTAGCAAAACAGAATTATTTGCTTGAGTCACTCACAGGCTTGAGTATTCCAGTACATTATATTTGTGGTGAAAAAGACAGTAAGTTCAGCCATTTGGCCGAACTGAGTGGTTTGTCTTATAGCCAGGTAAAGCGAGCTGGGCATAATGTTCACATCGAACAGCCTGAAGCGTTTGCTGACATTGTTAAATCTCAAATTCGCGCCTTTCTCTAA
- a CDS encoding DUF1244 domain-containing protein has product MAEFKYKNLSQEEQDKLDAAVFRRLLSHLDENKDVQNIDLMILAGFCRNCFSKWYKAEAETQGLELDIDDARERVYGMTYDEWKQNHQPKATPEQLAAFEARQKKR; this is encoded by the coding sequence GTGGCTGAATTTAAGTATAAAAACCTTTCTCAGGAAGAGCAGGATAAATTGGATGCAGCGGTATTTCGCCGCCTACTTTCTCATCTTGATGAGAATAAAGACGTGCAGAACATCGATCTAATGATCCTTGCGGGGTTCTGCCGTAACTGTTTCAGTAAATGGTATAAAGCTGAAGCGGAAACTCAGGGTTTAGAACTGGATATCGATGATGCACGTGAACGTGTTTATGGTATGACTTACGATGAGTGGAAACAGAATCACCAGCCGAAAGCGACACCTGAACAACTCGCGGCTTTCGAAGCGCGTCAGAAAAAGCGTTAA
- the menC gene encoding o-succinylbenzoate synthase, with amino-acid sequence MRTAKLYRYELPMDSGVILREQRLTEREGFVVVLESDGEIGRGEIAPLPGFSIESLDEVYPQLIEQLTLWQSGQVLDYKDLYPSVAFGLSMAQLELANGLPDTGCYQAAPLCSGDPDELLPKLDRMQGQKVAKIKVGLYEPVRDGLLVSLFLESIPDLTLRLDANRAWTAEKAQQFAKKIAPSLRQRIAFVEEPCQAPGDSFSFAIDTGIAIAWDETLQHAIRKDDFKLEDYNGAKAIIIKPTLIGSVERCIALIDRAKALGIKPVVSSSIESSLGLTQLARFAQWQLPEEIPGLDTIGLFAQQLEVTWPGCDLPVTALSGQSLIWQS; translated from the coding sequence ATGAGAACAGCCAAACTGTATCGCTACGAGCTGCCTATGGACAGCGGAGTGATACTGAGAGAGCAGAGGCTCACGGAACGAGAAGGCTTTGTGGTTGTACTAGAAAGTGACGGAGAAATAGGTCGAGGTGAAATTGCGCCTTTACCGGGGTTTAGTATTGAGAGTCTGGATGAGGTTTACCCTCAGCTCATCGAACAACTTACTCTTTGGCAAAGTGGTCAAGTCCTCGACTACAAAGACTTATACCCATCGGTGGCATTTGGTTTATCCATGGCACAACTGGAGTTGGCTAACGGCCTTCCTGATACAGGCTGTTACCAAGCCGCGCCGCTGTGCTCTGGTGACCCAGACGAGTTGCTACCTAAACTTGATCGCATGCAAGGCCAAAAAGTGGCGAAAATCAAAGTGGGGCTGTATGAACCTGTTCGTGATGGGTTGCTTGTCAGTCTGTTCTTGGAATCTATTCCAGACCTCACGTTAAGGCTAGACGCCAATAGAGCTTGGACCGCAGAAAAAGCGCAGCAATTTGCCAAAAAGATTGCACCTTCTCTGCGTCAACGGATCGCGTTTGTCGAAGAACCCTGCCAGGCTCCAGGTGATAGCTTTTCTTTTGCTATTGATACTGGGATTGCCATTGCTTGGGACGAAACTCTTCAACATGCTATCCGTAAAGATGACTTTAAACTGGAAGACTATAATGGAGCCAAAGCCATTATTATAAAGCCAACGTTAATAGGTTCTGTGGAGCGTTGTATAGCGCTGATCGACCGCGCTAAAGCGTTAGGTATAAAGCCTGTGGTCAGTTCAAGTATTGAATCCAGTTTGGGCCTGACGCAATTGGCTCGATTTGCCCAATGGCAGCTACCTGAAGAGATTCCGGGCTTAGACACCATAGGTTTGTTTGCCCAGCAGCTAGAAGTGACTTGGCCTGGCTGTGATCTTCCGGTGACTGCTCTGTCAGGCCAGTCACTCATCTGGCAATCTTAA
- the menE gene encoding o-succinylbenzoate--CoA ligase: MQNQLSPLKRWAQLSPSLLALHHQERQYTWAELVQLVDEVAASLSAQGLARGEVLTCVGKNSLDLLLAYLACMEIGAICALTMPQTQVELDTKLASLYLPETERKVWVAPPNLMLSSLSTMTVERADLADCPAGYQADNLASIVFTSGSTGTPKAVAHTSAQHMASASGLLEKFTFKQGDSWLLSLPMYHVSGLAIIYRWLHAGAMLKVGAGLLQEDIRHVTHASLVATQLQRLLDSNMSLELTHVLLGGSHIAVSLSLKAQQQGIETWLGYGMTEAASTVTAKRVDSDTTAGKVLPKRRVKLEGQRIYIGGETLASGYYQQGTLEPMVHDTWFDSKDLGEWKNGELQIIGRADNLFISGGENIHCEEIEAVLNQLPDVIQSIIVPIEDQEFGHRPIAVIQSHQGLDINGIEQHLGEFLTRFKWPIAYYELPECLCQSGIKVSRKAVKDWLLTQLDK; encoded by the coding sequence ATGCAAAACCAACTCTCTCCTTTGAAACGATGGGCTCAGTTGAGCCCATCTTTGTTAGCCCTGCATCATCAAGAGAGGCAATACACCTGGGCTGAGCTAGTACAACTGGTGGATGAAGTTGCGGCGAGCTTATCTGCACAGGGGCTAGCGCGCGGCGAGGTGTTGACGTGTGTTGGTAAAAACAGCTTGGATCTATTGTTAGCCTATCTTGCGTGCATGGAGATTGGTGCAATTTGTGCTTTGACGATGCCACAGACTCAAGTGGAGCTGGATACCAAGTTGGCATCACTCTACTTGCCGGAAACAGAGCGAAAAGTTTGGGTGGCACCACCTAACTTGATGCTTTCTTCCTTGTCGACTATGACGGTAGAGCGTGCAGATTTGGCGGACTGTCCCGCGGGTTATCAAGCCGATAATTTAGCGTCGATTGTATTTACGTCAGGTTCAACAGGAACACCGAAAGCGGTGGCGCACACCTCTGCCCAACATATGGCTTCTGCATCAGGATTGCTGGAAAAATTCACTTTTAAGCAGGGCGATAGCTGGTTGTTAAGCTTACCTATGTACCATGTTTCGGGATTGGCGATTATCTATCGCTGGTTGCATGCAGGTGCGATGTTAAAAGTGGGGGCCGGATTGCTTCAAGAAGATATTCGTCACGTGACGCATGCGTCGCTGGTGGCAACGCAACTTCAGCGGTTATTGGACAGTAATATGTCACTTGAACTGACCCATGTCTTACTCGGGGGCAGTCACATCGCCGTTTCTCTGAGCCTCAAAGCGCAGCAACAGGGGATTGAAACTTGGCTAGGTTATGGCATGACGGAAGCGGCTTCTACCGTGACGGCTAAGCGGGTAGATAGTGACACTACGGCAGGCAAGGTATTGCCCAAGCGCAGGGTAAAACTTGAAGGGCAGAGGATTTACATCGGGGGAGAAACGCTAGCCTCTGGTTATTACCAGCAGGGTACGCTTGAACCTATGGTGCACGACACGTGGTTCGATAGCAAAGATCTCGGTGAATGGAAAAACGGTGAGCTGCAAATTATCGGCAGAGCAGACAATCTGTTCATCTCAGGTGGCGAAAACATTCATTGTGAAGAGATAGAAGCCGTACTCAACCAGCTCCCAGATGTGATTCAATCCATCATAGTGCCAATTGAAGACCAAGAGTTTGGGCATCGGCCGATCGCCGTTATTCAAAGTCATCAAGGGTTAGATATAAACGGTATCGAGCAGCATCTCGGTGAGTTTTTAACTCGATTTAAATGGCCGATCGCCTACTACGAGTTGCCAGAGTGTCTTTGCCAGTCGGGGATCAAAGTGTCGCGAAAAGCAGTCAAAGATTGGCTTTTGACTCAACTCGATAAATAA